The following coding sequences are from one Armigeres subalbatus isolate Guangzhou_Male unplaced genomic scaffold, GZ_Asu_2 Contig141, whole genome shotgun sequence window:
- the LOC134202773 gene encoding cystinosin homolog, whose translation MVQNSALILLVVIAVSVASGTSANSTLQVKFVPRDYVITLDKAIDLCVWIEGTANTNASIRITAVNDVDHVNITPSLFSINGDVNYNNTPFIVSAVGHHQGNFIVKAVIKPEGVVDDRRIYAWLKVALSEPLVYVSLAIGWVYTLCWSSGYYPQILLNYQRKSVVGLSMDFLHINIVGHVCYAIFNSLMIWNSYIEQEYANRHPLGLDPVIGNDVGFSVHASCATGITILQCYIYERNGNTVSLAAKGVIGFYLSAILLSACMAASGVIHWLDFLYVLSWIKLSTSFVKYIPQAYMNYKRQSTEGFSIVNRISDIAGGLFGVLQMIINAWNFDDWHSITGNAVKFALGVISIPFDSLFIFQHYVLYRLIVI comes from the exons ATGGTTCAAAACAGTGCATTAATCCTACTGGTGGTTATCGCAGTTTCCGTTGCAAGTGGTACTTCCGCGAATAGTACATTACAGGTGAAGTTTGTTCCACGAGACTATGTGATCACCTTGGACAAAGCAATAGATTTATGTGTATGGATAGA aggaactgcaaATACAAATGCTTCGATAAGGATTACAGCTGTGAATGATGTGGACCATGTGAACATAACACCTTCGCTGTTTTCAATCAACGGAGATGTTAATTACAATAATACCCCTTTTATTGTGTCAGCTGTTGGACACCATCAGGGGAACTTCATAGTGAAAGCTGTTATCAAACCTGAGGGCGTCGTAGACGATCGGAGAATATATGCTTGGTTGAAGGTGGCTTTGAGTGAACCCTTGGTATATGTTTCTCTAGCAATCGGTTGGGTCTACACTTTATGCTGGTCCAGTGGGTATTACCCTCAAATATTACTCAACTATCAACGGAAAAGTGTGGTCGGATTGAGTATGGATTTTTTACACATCAACATTGTTGGTCATGTTTGCTATGCCATATTCAACTCGCTCATGATCTGGAACAGCTACATTGAG CAAGAATACGCCAATCGTCATCCACTTGGTCTCGATCCGGTGATTGGAAACGATGTAGGATTTTCCGTTCATGCGTCGTGCGCAACCGGTATCACCATTCTGCAGTGCTACATCTACGAGCGGAACGGAAATACGGTGTCACTTGCGGCCAAGGGTGTCATAGGATTTTACCTCAGTGCCATTTTGCTATCGGCGTGCATGGCAGCATCTGGGGTGATTCATTGGCTGGATTTCCTGTATGTGCTAAGTTGGATCAAACTGTCGACGTCATTCGTAAAGTACATTCCACAGGCATACATGAATTATAAGCGCCAAAGCACAGAAGGCTTCTCTATTGTGAATCGAATCTCGGACATCGCCGGAGGGCTATTCGGTGTCCTGCAGATGATAATCAATGCCTGGAATTTTG ATGACTGGCATTCGATTACAGGAAATGCTGTCAAATTCGCATTGGGAGTGATTTCTATCCCATTTGattcactttttatttttcagcatTACGTCCTATACAGGTTGATTGTGATATAA
- the LOC134202770 gene encoding cystinosin homolog isoform X1, with the protein MALPSIALLTALICSACAARSVDQLRVWFDPQDYTSTFGEPAYLFLWIDGVVDRNVTVKFNAVDGASHVNITAEQSHFYEGASYTEKRTYVSVTGSHQGRFIIKADVEPEGRADDRRLFARLKVALNQPLIYISLVIGWAYTACWSIGYYPQIFLNHQRKSVVGLSFDFLHINIVGHICYAVFNSFMYWNNYIEQEYFDRHPQGLNPVIGNDVGFAVHASLATGYTILQCYFYPKHGNTVSPAAKVIVGTYFVIIAIAASQAVFGAFHWLDFLYILSYIKLSTTLVKYFPQAYMNFKRKSTEGFSIWNRLLDIAGGLLSILQMVINAWNFDDWQSIWGDPVKFGLGVFSILFDIVFIVQHYVLYRKSDHVDHVYKIGKHTSIQTSKL; encoded by the exons ATGGCTCTACCCAGTATCGCACTACTAACTGCGTTGATCTGCAGTGCTTGTGCTGCGAGATCAGTCGATCAGCTTCGGGTCTGGTTTGATCCTCAGGACTACACCAGCACCTTTGGCGAACCGGCGTATTTGTTTCTGTGGATTGA CGGGGTTGTGGACAGGAATGTAACGGTGAAGTTTAACGCCGTGGACGGGGCGAGTCATGTGAACATAACTGCAGAGCAGTCGCACTTCTATGAGGGTGCGAGCTACACCGAAAAGCGGACGTACGTTTCGGTAACTGGCAGCCATCAGGGGAGATTCATAATCAAGGCCGACGTCGAACCTGAAGGAAGGGCTGACGATCGTAGACTGTTTGCCCGGTTGAAGGTGGCCCTAAACCAGCCGTTGATCTACATTTCGTTGGTGATCGGATGGGCCTACACTGCATGCTGGTCGATCGGTTACTACCCACAGATTTTCCTTAATCATCAACGTAAAAGTGTAGTCGGTTTGAGTTTCGATTTCCTACACATTAACATCGTTGGGCACATTTGCTATGCCGTTTTCAACTCTTTTATGTACTGGAATAATTACATTGAG CAAGAATACTTCGATCGTCATCCGCAAGGGTTGAACCCCGTGATTGGAAACGATGTAGGATTCGCCGTACATGCTTCGCTTGCCACCGGGTACACCATTCTGCAGTGCTACTTCTACCCCAAGCATGGAAATACAGTTTCCCCAGCAGCCAAAGTAATCGTTGGAACATACTTCGTTATTATAGCGATAGCGGCCAGTCAGGCTGTTTTCGGCGCATTTCACTGGTTGGACTTTTTGTACATATTGAGCTACATTAAGCTATCGACGACGTTGGTGAAGTACTTCCCGCAGGCTTATATGAACTTCAAGCGGAAAAGCACCGAAGGGTTTTCGATATGGAACCGGCTGCTTGATATCGCTGGAGGGCTGCTTAGTATCCTACAAATGGTAATAAATGCGTGGAATTTCG ATGATTGGCAATCGATTTGGGGTGATCCCGTCAAATTCGGGTTGGGAGTGTTTTCAATTCTTTTTGACATAGTTTTTATTGTCCAACATTACGTTTTATACAG AAAATCAGACCACGTGGATCATGTTTACAAAATTGGAAAACATACAAGTATTCAGACGAGTAAACTTTAA
- the LOC134202770 gene encoding cystinosin homolog isoform X2, producing the protein MALPSIALLTALICSACAARSVDQLRVWFDPQDYTSTFGEPAYLFLWIDGVVDRNVTVKFNAVDGASHVNITAEQSHFYEGASYTEKRTYVSVTGSHQGRFIIKADVEPEGRADDRRLFARLKVALNQPLIYISLVIGWAYTACWSIGYYPQIFLNHQRKSVVGLSFDFLHINIVGHICYAVFNSFMYWNNYIEQEYFDRHPQGLNPVIGNDVGFAVHASLATGYTILQCYFYPKHGNTVSPAAKVIVGTYFVIIAIAASQAVFGAFHWLDFLYILSYIKLSTTLVKYFPQAYMNFKRKSTEGFSIWNRLLDIAGGLLSILQMMIGNRFGVIPSNSGWECFQFFLT; encoded by the exons ATGGCTCTACCCAGTATCGCACTACTAACTGCGTTGATCTGCAGTGCTTGTGCTGCGAGATCAGTCGATCAGCTTCGGGTCTGGTTTGATCCTCAGGACTACACCAGCACCTTTGGCGAACCGGCGTATTTGTTTCTGTGGATTGA CGGGGTTGTGGACAGGAATGTAACGGTGAAGTTTAACGCCGTGGACGGGGCGAGTCATGTGAACATAACTGCAGAGCAGTCGCACTTCTATGAGGGTGCGAGCTACACCGAAAAGCGGACGTACGTTTCGGTAACTGGCAGCCATCAGGGGAGATTCATAATCAAGGCCGACGTCGAACCTGAAGGAAGGGCTGACGATCGTAGACTGTTTGCCCGGTTGAAGGTGGCCCTAAACCAGCCGTTGATCTACATTTCGTTGGTGATCGGATGGGCCTACACTGCATGCTGGTCGATCGGTTACTACCCACAGATTTTCCTTAATCATCAACGTAAAAGTGTAGTCGGTTTGAGTTTCGATTTCCTACACATTAACATCGTTGGGCACATTTGCTATGCCGTTTTCAACTCTTTTATGTACTGGAATAATTACATTGAG CAAGAATACTTCGATCGTCATCCGCAAGGGTTGAACCCCGTGATTGGAAACGATGTAGGATTCGCCGTACATGCTTCGCTTGCCACCGGGTACACCATTCTGCAGTGCTACTTCTACCCCAAGCATGGAAATACAGTTTCCCCAGCAGCCAAAGTAATCGTTGGAACATACTTCGTTATTATAGCGATAGCGGCCAGTCAGGCTGTTTTCGGCGCATTTCACTGGTTGGACTTTTTGTACATATTGAGCTACATTAAGCTATCGACGACGTTGGTGAAGTACTTCCCGCAGGCTTATATGAACTTCAAGCGGAAAAGCACCGAAGGGTTTTCGATATGGAACCGGCTGCTTGATATCGCTGGAGGGCTGCTTAGTATCCTACAAATG ATGATTGGCAATCGATTTGGGGTGATCCCGTCAAATTCGGGTTGGGAGTGTTTTCAATTCTTTTTGACATAG